One window from the genome of Saccharomyces mikatae IFO 1815 strain IFO1815 genome assembly, chromosome: 4 encodes:
- the UTP5 gene encoding Utp5p (similar to Saccharomyces cerevisiae UTP5 (YDR398W); ancestral locus Anc_5.490), with translation MDSPVVLSAYDPSGQYLCYVTVALDKQRIGVQPTQRATTSGVDAVWNDNFLYLEDSKLKVTCLKWVTLASSDTVAIILGMNSGEIWLYSVLANEVTYKFTTGNSYEIKDLDLMGNELWCIDSSDAFYQFDLLEFKLLQHFRISDCVQLNKLTIVPTGNSITKLLVASHSISLIDIEEKKVISTFPGHVSPVSTLQIITNDFFVSGAENDRFLNVYDIHSGMTKCVLVAESDIKELSHSGQADSIVVTTEDGNLEIFVDPLVSNSTKKRGNKSKKCSKKIQIASKDGKKIPIYNAFVNKEVLNVSWLQNATMPFFKNLQWRELPNEYTAEISLSWNIKNRSANRDLHGTDLASATNYVEGNARVTSGDNFKHVDDAIKSWERELTSLEQEQAKSLHPNELLTETFGDKLESSTVARLNGKKNNLKGSNLKTATTTGTVTVILSQALQSNDHSLLETVLNNRDERVIRDTIFRLKPALAVILLERLAERIARQTHRQGPLNVWVKWCLIIHGGYLVSIPNLMSTLSSLHSTLKRRSDLLPRLLALDARLDCTINKFKSLNYETSDIYLSEPVIEEDEEEVEYNEELDDAGLIEDGEESYGSEDEGSDSGNEEEDEKEYTSSKQDGHLEGEHTNPEEEEAGYSDVEME, from the coding sequence ATGGATTCACCTGTTGTACTTTCCGCTTACGACCCATCAGGTCAATATTTGTGCTACGTGACCGTAGCTTTGGACAAACAACGTATTGGTGTGCAGCCCACTCAGAGGGCTACTACTTCCGGGGTTGATGCTGTATGGAATGATAATTTTCTGTATTTAGAAGattcaaaattgaaagtgaCATGTTTGAAGTGGGTGACCTTGGCTTCTTCAGACACAGTGGCTATTATATTAGGTATGAATAGCGGTGAGATTTGGTTATATTCGGTACTGGCCAACGAGGTCACTTACAAATTTACTACAGGCAATTCTTACGAAATTAAAGACTTGGATTTGATGGGCAACGAATTGTGGTGTATCGACTCCAGCGACGCATTTTATCAGTTCGATCTTTTAGAATTTAAACTGTTGCAGCATTTCAGGATAAGCGACTGCGTTCAATTGAACAAGCTAACCATTGTTCCTACAGGAAATTCAATCACAAAGCTTTTGGTGGCATCTCattccatttctttgatcgatatcgaagaaaagaaggttATATCGACGTTTCCAGGTCATGTATCTCCAGTATCGACGCTGCAAATTATAACCAATGATTTCTTCGTATCTGGTGCAGAAAATGATAGATTTTTGAACGTATACGATATTCATTCTGGTATGACCAAATGCGTCCTTGTGGCTGAGTCAGATATCAAAGAGTTGTCCCATTCAGGCCAAGCTGATTCGATCGTAGTAACGACTGAGGATGGTAATTTAGAAATCTTCGTTGACCCACTGGTATCGAattcaacaaagaaaagaggtaACAAGTCCAAAAAATGTAGTAAAAAGATTCAAATTGCTAGTAAAGACGGCAAAAAGATCCCGATTTATAACGCCTTCGTTAATAAAGAAGTTTTGAATGTGTCATGGTTACAAAATGCTACAATGCCtttcttcaagaacttGCAATGGAGAGAATTACCCAATGAATATACCGCTGAAATTTCCTTAAGTTGGAATATTAAGAATAGATCCGCCAATCGTGATTTACATGGTACAGACCTTGCTTCAGCTACCAATTATGTGGAAGGTAACGCGAGGGTCACTTCTGGAGATAATTTTAAGCATGTTGATGATGCTATAAAGAGCTGGGAAAGAGAATTGACTTCCTTGGAACAAGAGCAAGCTAAATCCCTGCACCCAAATGAACTATTGACGGAAACTTTTGGTGACAAGCTGGAATCAAGCACTGTCGCAAGACTCAAtgggaagaagaataatttaAAGGGTTCCAATCTCAAGACTGCCACCACAACAGGTACAGTAACAGTCATTTTGTCGCAAGCATTACAGTCTAATGATCATTCACTATTGGAGACAGTGCTCAATAACCGTGATGAAAGAGTCATTAGAGATACCATTTTCCGTCTGAAACCAGCCTTGGCTGTCATCCTCTTGGAAAGGTTGGCGGAGAGAATTGCAAGACAAACCCATCGTCAAGGCCCATTGAACGTTTGGGTAAAATGGTGCTTGATCATTCATGGTGGCTATTTGGTTTCCATCCCAAATTTGATGTCCACTTTATCGTCGTTGCATTCCACTTTGAAAAGGCGCTCCGATTTACTACCAAGATTACTAGCACTGGATGCCAGGTTAGATTGTACCATAAATAAGTTCAAGAGTTTGAATTATGAAACAAGTGACATCTACCTATCAGAACCAGTTatcgaagaagatgaggaagagGTTGAATATAATGAGGAACTCGATGATGCCGGTCTTATAGAAGATGGCGAAGAGTCTTATGGAAGTGAAGACGAAGGCAGTGATAGTGGTAACGAAGAGGAAGACGAAAAGGAATATACCTCATCTAAACAAGACGGTCACTTGGAAGGAGAGCATACCAACCctgaagaggaagaagcaGGTTATAGTGATGTTGAAATGGAATAG